Proteins encoded in a region of the Acidimicrobiales bacterium genome:
- the gmd gene encoding GDP-mannose 4,6-dehydratase, producing MAKRALITGITGQDGSYLAEFLLDKGYEVVGMLRRSSTVNFERIAHIQDRVTLVAGDLLDEVSMINILRTHRPEEVYNLAAQSFVQTSWSQPVLTGETTALGVTRVLDAIRIVDPDIRFYQASSSEMFGKVHESPQRETTPFYPRSPYGVAKVYGHWITVNYRESYGLHASSGICFNHESPRRGLEFVTRKISHGVARIKAGLDQTLALGDLEPRRDWGYAPDYVRAMWLMLQQAEPADFVVASGETHSVRDLCEAAFGHVGLDWRQHVVVDERFLRPAEVDLLVGDASKAQATLGWVPEVDFGGLVGMMVDADLETVERQR from the coding sequence ATGGCCAAGCGAGCTCTCATTACCGGCATCACCGGCCAGGACGGGTCCTACCTGGCCGAGTTCCTGCTCGACAAGGGCTACGAGGTCGTCGGCATGCTGCGCCGGAGCAGCACCGTCAACTTCGAGCGCATCGCCCACATCCAGGACCGGGTGACGCTCGTGGCCGGCGACCTCCTCGACGAGGTCTCGATGATCAACATCCTCCGGACCCACCGGCCCGAGGAGGTGTACAACCTCGCCGCCCAATCCTTCGTCCAGACGTCGTGGAGTCAGCCGGTGCTCACGGGAGAGACCACCGCTCTCGGCGTGACCAGGGTGCTTGACGCCATTCGCATCGTGGACCCCGACATCCGCTTCTACCAGGCCAGCTCCAGCGAGATGTTCGGCAAGGTCCACGAGTCTCCGCAGCGGGAGACGACGCCCTTCTATCCCCGTAGTCCCTACGGCGTGGCGAAGGTCTACGGCCATTGGATCACGGTCAACTATCGGGAGAGTTACGGGCTGCACGCCTCGTCAGGGATCTGCTTCAACCATGAATCGCCGCGTCGGGGGCTCGAGTTCGTGACCCGGAAGATCAGCCACGGTGTGGCCCGCATCAAGGCCGGGCTGGACCAGACCCTGGCCCTCGGCGACCTGGAACCGCGCCGGGACTGGGGCTACGCACCCGACTACGTGCGGGCCATGTGGCTGATGCTCCAGCAGGCCGAACCGGCCGACTTCGTGGTGGCGAGCGGCGAGACGCATTCCGTCAGGGATCTGTGCGAGGCGGCATTCGGTCACGTGGGGCTCGACTGGCGCCAGCACGTGGTGGTGGACGAGCGCTTTCTTCGCCCGGCGGAGGTGGATCTGCTCGTCGGCGACGCGTCCAAGGCCCAAGCGACATTGGGCTGGGTCCCCGAGGTCGACTTCGGGGGCCTGGTGGGGATGATGGTCGACGCCGATCTCGAGACCGTCGA